A region from the Acanthopagrus latus isolate v.2019 chromosome 8, fAcaLat1.1, whole genome shotgun sequence genome encodes:
- the pex11a gene encoding peroxisomal membrane protein 11A — protein MDAFVKFTNQSQGRDRIFRATQYACALSIYLLRNTSERKDLVAKLKSLEATMSAGRKLFRLGNTINSIEAAKRTMRLSDRVLGLCLTAANINRALYFICDNALWARSVGLIRDIDKERWSLNASRCYFLSLVMHLTRDVYVVIQLMAQKVRDKHFRQKMDQHLSENPEVVEVVVPQLDAFLFLLLESLKSHPAVALDTLKNICDLFIPLDRLGIYQSNAGVVGFCGLMSSLIGILTLTQPELRIKP, from the exons ATGGACGCGTTTGTAAAGTTCACAAACCAAAGTCAAGGAAGGGATCGTATATTCAG ggCCACCCAGTATGCATGTGCATTGTCGATATATCTGCTTCGAAACACCTCGGAAAGAAAGGACCTCGTGGCAAAACTCAAGAGTCTTGAAGCCACCATGAGCGCTGGACGAAAAT TGTTCAGGCTGGGAAACACAATAAATTCCATTGAGGCTGCTAAGCGAACCATGCGACTGTCTGACCGAGTGCTGGGCCTGTGCCTTACTGCCGCCAACATCAACCGCGCCCTCTACTTTATCTGTGACAATGCACTTTGGGCCAGAAGTGTCGGCCTTATCCGCGATATCGACAAGGAACGGTGGAGCCTTAATGCCTCTCGCTGCTACTTCCTCTCGCTGGTTATGCATCTGACCAGAGATGTTTATGTAGTTATTCAGTTAATGGCACAGAAAGTAAGAGATAAGCACTTTCGACAGAAAATGGATCAACATCTCAGCGAGAATCCTGAAGTAGTCGAAGTTGTCGTTCCACAGCTGGatgcttttctctttctgctgttGGAGAGCCTAAAATCACATCCCGCTGTTGCCCTGGACACGCTGAAGAATATCTGTGATCTCTTCATTCCTTTAGACAGGTTGGGTATATACCAGTCAAATGCAGGTGTGGTGGGATTTTGTGGTCTCATGTCTTCACTGATCGGGATTTTGACCCTCACACAGCCTGAGTTGAGAATCAAACCGTGA